TATGAGCTGTGGGTGGCGGACGCGAACGGCGCGACCATGATCGAGGTGAGACCCGGGGTCACCGGGAGCTATCCCCACGACTTCACCCTCTTCCAGGGTCTGGTCTATTTCATCGCCGATGTCGGGGATCACTACGAGCTGTGGCGCACCGACGGCACGGCGGCCGGAACGGTCCAAGCGGCCAATCTGAGTCTCGGCGACGCCTATTCGGAACCCGAGCTTGAGGTGGTGTCCGGCCGCCTGACATTCCTGGCCAGCGACGGCGTCAACGGTTTCGAACTCTACGCCTTCGACGGGACGACCGCGGAGCGCCTCACCAACGCCGTGGCGGCTGGCGACAGCAACCCAGGCCCGGTCTTTGAAATTCCGACCCCTCCGCCGCCGCCGACCATCAACGGCAACGCCCGCAGCGAGATCATCAACGGCACGGCGGTCGGCGAGATCATCAACGCCCTGGGCGGCAACGACGTCGTCAACGGCCTGGCCGGCGACGACACCCTCAACGGCGGCGACGGGGCCGACCAGCTGTTCGGCGGGGCGGGGATCGACACCCTGGTCGGCGGCGCGGGCAACGACACCCTCGACGGCGGCGAGGGGGCCGACATCCTGCGCGGCGGCGTCGGCAGCGACGTCTACAAGGTCGGCGCCGGCGATACGATCGAGGAACTGGCCGGGGAGGGGACCGATACGGTCGAGGCCTCGGTCAGCTTCACCCTGTCGGACAATGTCGAGAACCTGAAGCTTGTTACGACGAAGAATATCGACGGGTTCGGCAACGACCTGAACAACCAGATCGCCGGCAACAACTACAACAACCGGCTGGAAGGCGGCGGCGGGGTCGATACCCTCGACGGCTTCAACGGCGACGACATCATTCTGGGCGGGGCCGGCGGCGACATCATCCAGGCCGGCAACGGCGCCGATGTCATCACCGGCGGAACCGGCAACGACACCCTCCGCGGCGGCAGTGGCGCGGACCGGTTCGTGGTTCTGCAGGAGTCGATGGGGGTCAGTGAGACCGACACCATCCGCGACTTCTACACCAGCCAGGGCGATGTGATGGACCTGTCGGGCATCGACGCCAACGCCCTGCTCGAGGGCGACCAAGCCTTCACTCTGGTGTCGACCTTCAGCAAGCAGGCCGGGCAGATGACCCTGACCTGGGTGCCCGGGCAGGCGACAACGCTGCTCAAGCTCGACGTCAACGGCGACGGCAAGCTCGACTACCAGCTGAAGATCAACGGCAACGTGACCGCCGACAGCGGGACCTGGACGCTTTAGGCGGGGCCTCGCCCTTCCAACAGGCTGGTTTCATTCGTTACTATCGGTTCGCGCCGACAAGAGCGCGGACCGGGAGTGCGGCATGAGGCTGGCAGCGAGCCTGTGGATCGTTCTGGCGCTGGCGATCGCCTCGCCGGCGACCGCCCAGGCGCCAACGCCCAAATGGGCCCTCGTCATCCACGGCGGCGCGGGCGTCATCGAGCGCGCCAACATGGACGCCGGGACAGAGGCCGCCTATCGAAAGGCCATGGCCGGCGCCCTGGCCGAGGGCCAGCGGGTGCTGGAAAAAGGCGGCAGCGCCATGGACGCCGTCGAGGCGACCATCAAGGTCATGGAAGACGACCCGCTGTTCAACGCCGGGCGCGGGGCGGTGTTTACGGCCGAGGGCCGCAACGAGCTCGACGCGGCCTTCATGGACGGAGCGACGATGAAGGCCGGCAGTGTCGCCGGCGTCACCCGCACGCGGCATCCGATCAGCCTGGCCCGGTCGGTGATGGAAAAGTCGCCGCACGTCATGCTGATCGGCCACGGGGCCGACCAGTTCGCCAAGGTCGCTGGGCTGGAGCAGGTCGATCCGGCCTACTTTTTTACCGAACGCCGCTGGCAGCAGCTTGAAAAGACGCTGAACGAGCAGCGCCTGCCGATCCCGACCCGGCCAATCAACGCGCCCTCGGCGGCCAGGTCGATCTCGCGGGGACCCCAGCCGGACGACCATCGGTTCGGCACGGTCGGCGTCGTCGCGCTCGACCAGAAGGGCGACATCGCCGCCGGCACCTCGACGGGCGGCATGACCGCCAAGCGCTGGAACCGGGTGGGCGACGCGCCGATCATCGGGGCCGGCACCTATGCCGACAACCGCAGCTGCGCCGTCTCGGCGACGGGCAGCGGCGAGTATTTCATCCGCCTGACCGTGGCCCGGACCATCTGCGCCCTGGTGCAGTACAAGGGCCTGAGCCTGCAGGCGGCGGCCGACGAGGTGGTGCGGAAGCAGCTGCCGGCCATCAATGGCGACGGCGGGATCATCGCCCTGAGCGCCGACGGCCAGCTGGTCTGGAGCTTCAACACCCCGGGCATGTACCGCGCCCGCGCTTCGTCGGAGGAGCCGGCGGTGGTGGCGATCTACAAGGACGAACCGTGAGCAAGAAGAACTGGATTCCGGTCCGCGGCGCAGAGGGCCAGCACAGCCGCCAGGCGCACGCCGACCTGCCGGAAGGCGCCTATGAGCGGGAGATGTCCAAGGAGGGCTTCTTCGGCCCGGCGGCCTTCCTCTATCACCCACGTCCGCCGACGGGCTGGTCGAAGTTCGAGGGGCCGCTGCGGCCCCGCGCCTACGATCTCAACCGGCTGAACCAGCCGCAGGCCTCGCCGTGGGATGCGCCGGTGGTGCTGCACAACAACGCCACCGAGCTGCGCTTCTGGAAGCCGGAAGGCGCGATCACGGACCTGGCCCGCAACGCCGACGGCGATCAGCTGCTGTTCATCCACGCCGGGGCAGGGGACCTGTTCACCGACTTCGGGCGGATCGGCTACCGGGCCGGCGACTATCTCTACCTGCCGCGCGGAACGATGTGGCGCCTCGCGCCCGCCGAACCGACGGCGGTGCTGACCATCCAGGCGACCAACACCCACTACACCCTGCCGGACAAGGGTCTGCTCGGCCCGCACGCCATCTTCGACCCGGCCATTCTCGACACCCCGGTGATGGACGAGGCGTTTCGCGACCACCAGGCGATGGCCGCAGAGTTTCCCGTGCGCATCAAGAAGCGCGGCCAGGTGTCGGTGGCGACCTACGATTACAA
The nucleotide sequence above comes from Caulobacter sp. NIBR1757. Encoded proteins:
- a CDS encoding isoaspartyl peptidase/L-asparaginase, producing the protein MRLAASLWIVLALAIASPATAQAPTPKWALVIHGGAGVIERANMDAGTEAAYRKAMAGALAEGQRVLEKGGSAMDAVEATIKVMEDDPLFNAGRGAVFTAEGRNELDAAFMDGATMKAGSVAGVTRTRHPISLARSVMEKSPHVMLIGHGADQFAKVAGLEQVDPAYFFTERRWQQLEKTLNEQRLPIPTRPINAPSAARSISRGPQPDDHRFGTVGVVALDQKGDIAAGTSTGGMTAKRWNRVGDAPIIGAGTYADNRSCAVSATGSGEYFIRLTVARTICALVQYKGLSLQAAADEVVRKQLPAINGDGGIIALSADGQLVWSFNTPGMYRARASSEEPAVVAIYKDEP
- a CDS encoding homogentisate 1,2-dioxygenase, whose product is MSKKNWIPVRGAEGQHSRQAHADLPEGAYEREMSKEGFFGPAAFLYHPRPPTGWSKFEGPLRPRAYDLNRLNQPQASPWDAPVVLHNNATELRFWKPEGAITDLARNADGDQLLFIHAGAGDLFTDFGRIGYRAGDYLYLPRGTMWRLAPAEPTAVLTIQATNTHYTLPDKGLLGPHAIFDPAILDTPVMDEAFRDHQAMAAEFPVRIKKRGQVSVATYDYNPLDAVGWHGELAPVRLNVTDIRPVISHRYHLPPSVHTTFLSDRFVVCTFTPRPFETDPGAIKIPFFHNNDDFDEVLFYHAGDFFSRDHIESGMMTFHPSGFTHGPHPKALKNMLVQPKPATDEYAVMIDTRDPLEVGDGASSVENPAYVDSWKSPG